One Synergistaceae bacterium DNA window includes the following coding sequences:
- the folK gene encoding 2-amino-4-hydroxy-6-hydroxymethyldihydropteridine diphosphokinase, with translation MHIYFGLGSNLGDRLQNLRDALAKLGTLGKLEAVSGVYETSAWGGVSQPDYLNACVKIEGEFAPLELLHRVKAFEVELGRVPSVRWGERKIDIDILLIDDAVYHSEELDIPHIRIPERMFVLVPLGDVVPEGWRHPVNGKTISEMLNALPHEESLSAIEYNL, from the coding sequence ATGCATATATATTTCGGCTTAGGCTCAAACTTGGGCGACAGGTTACAGAACTTGCGGGACGCGCTCGCAAAACTCGGGACGCTCGGGAAACTTGAGGCTGTCAGCGGAGTGTACGAGACTTCTGCGTGGGGAGGAGTGTCCCAGCCCGACTACCTGAACGCGTGTGTGAAGATTGAAGGTGAGTTTGCGCCGCTGGAGCTTCTTCACAGGGTCAAAGCCTTCGAGGTGGAACTTGGCCGGGTGCCGTCCGTGCGGTGGGGCGAAAGGAAGATTGACATTGATATACTGCTGATTGATGATGCGGTGTACCACTCGGAGGAGCTGGACATTCCGCACATAAGAATCCCTGAGCGAATGTTCGTGCTTGTGCCTCTGGGTGATGTTGTGCCGGAAGGCTGGAGGCATCCCGTGAACGGAAAGACCATCAGCGAAATGCTTAACGCTCTGCCGCATGAAGAATCTCTTTCTGCGATAGAGTATAATCTGTAA
- a CDS encoding FAD-binding protein, with the protein MSRLVSRRDFLKVSAAGAASVAVSAMLGSTASAQEAKKIYTPGTYTASARGLESNVKVTMTFDETSILDVVVDTSDETPGIGQPAGAVLAEQLKNAQGAEIDGVSGATVTTNAAKKAAADCVAQAMGLSVEGAEEAAAGPNTDWLGKEPEINDADVYAEVTADVVVVGLGLAGVCAARAAAELGASVIGIECGAAPNCRSGEFAVINSPTLNARWPERALNAEEVNTIIDSHLNESGYRAKRTIMAKWAHNIGEAFDWFMKGDEHLFIADETRQPIEDENADDFLVPIYRPLPSYKDKYGVEHVYNWKEERFPCFPTSVEFLPSQQKTFIANWQRALDTGKVKGYFGHFGKKLIMSDGRCVGVYALDDMPGSPTKGKYLKVTASKGVILSTGDFGSNDAAMYHFAPDIMKTHKNNRLFTSIDVNGQRTNQGDGLHLGAWIGAKVSGFVSPMIHHMGGGADLSGVGVMGNAGFLNLDVDGRRFMCEDLPGQQLENQIEAVRLMKSWQIFDSDWPEQVTHMPAAHGGACYYEPYTSIEQAPKNNRTYRNWKSPYQLEAAVADGRCIKADTLEELVAKMYPNDPKAQQTALASIKRYNEMCTQGLDEDFNKVPSRLVPVVKAPFYADMFSTALMLTCIGGLESDEDCHTFREITDDEGRQVCGDIIRGLYVAGNMQGGRFGLQYPIGLKGLSHAMALYYGKVAGENAVKGI; encoded by the coding sequence ATGAGCAGATTAGTATCACGCCGCGACTTCCTGAAAGTTTCCGCCGCCGGAGCAGCAAGCGTCGCAGTGTCGGCAATGCTGGGCAGTACAGCTTCAGCACAGGAAGCCAAGAAGATCTACACGCCCGGAACTTACACCGCGAGTGCACGCGGCCTTGAAAGCAACGTGAAGGTAACGATGACGTTCGACGAGACGAGCATACTTGACGTTGTCGTTGACACCAGCGACGAGACTCCTGGTATCGGACAGCCTGCCGGAGCAGTACTCGCCGAGCAGCTCAAGAACGCGCAGGGTGCGGAGATTGACGGAGTTTCGGGCGCGACAGTAACCACCAACGCCGCCAAGAAAGCCGCCGCAGACTGTGTAGCTCAGGCAATGGGTCTCTCCGTCGAAGGAGCAGAGGAAGCCGCCGCCGGGCCAAACACTGACTGGCTGGGCAAAGAACCCGAAATCAACGACGCTGACGTTTACGCGGAAGTTACGGCTGATGTCGTGGTTGTGGGTCTCGGGCTGGCAGGAGTCTGTGCCGCTCGTGCCGCCGCAGAACTCGGGGCAAGCGTCATAGGCATAGAGTGCGGAGCTGCACCTAACTGCCGCTCGGGAGAGTTCGCGGTCATCAACAGCCCGACGCTCAACGCACGCTGGCCGGAAAGAGCACTAAATGCTGAGGAGGTCAACACTATCATAGACTCGCACCTCAACGAGTCAGGTTACCGCGCGAAACGCACAATCATGGCCAAGTGGGCGCACAACATCGGAGAAGCCTTCGACTGGTTCATGAAGGGCGACGAGCATCTGTTTATTGCCGACGAGACCAGACAGCCCATCGAGGACGAAAACGCTGATGACTTCCTCGTGCCGATCTACAGGCCTCTTCCATCCTACAAGGACAAGTACGGAGTGGAGCACGTCTACAACTGGAAGGAAGAACGTTTCCCGTGCTTCCCGACCTCCGTAGAGTTTTTGCCGAGCCAGCAGAAAACGTTTATTGCGAACTGGCAGAGGGCATTAGACACCGGCAAGGTCAAAGGATACTTCGGGCACTTCGGCAAGAAGTTAATCATGTCGGACGGCAGGTGCGTGGGAGTCTACGCTCTCGACGACATGCCGGGCTCGCCGACAAAGGGCAAGTACCTCAAGGTTACCGCGTCTAAGGGAGTGATTCTCTCGACGGGAGATTTCGGCTCAAACGATGCGGCAATGTACCACTTCGCGCCCGACATCATGAAGACCCATAAGAACAACAGGCTATTCACCTCGATCGACGTGAACGGACAGCGCACGAATCAGGGCGACGGCCTCCATCTCGGAGCATGGATCGGCGCGAAGGTCAGCGGTTTTGTGTCGCCGATGATTCACCACATGGGCGGCGGAGCGGACTTGTCGGGCGTTGGCGTGATGGGGAATGCGGGCTTCCTGAACCTTGACGTTGACGGAAGACGCTTCATGTGTGAGGATTTGCCGGGACAGCAGCTGGAGAACCAGATTGAGGCGGTACGTCTCATGAAGTCGTGGCAGATCTTCGACTCTGACTGGCCGGAACAGGTTACGCACATGCCCGCCGCACACGGAGGAGCATGCTACTACGAGCCCTACACGTCGATTGAGCAGGCACCCAAGAACAACCGTACCTACCGCAACTGGAAGAGCCCCTACCAGCTTGAAGCCGCAGTCGCTGACGGACGCTGCATCAAGGCCGATACTCTCGAGGAACTCGTGGCCAAGATGTACCCCAACGACCCGAAGGCCCAGCAGACCGCCTTAGCCTCCATCAAACGCTACAACGAGATGTGCACTCAGGGTCTAGACGAGGACTTCAACAAAGTACCATCGCGCCTCGTGCCCGTCGTAAAAGCTCCGTTCTACGCGGACATGTTCAGCACAGCACTTATGCTTACGTGCATAGGAGGCCTCGAGTCAGACGAGGACTGCCACACGTTCAGAGAGATAACCGACGATGAAGGCCGTCAGGTCTGCGGAGACATAATCAGGGGCTTGTACGTCGCCGGGAACATGCAGGGAGGACGCTTCGGGCTTCAGTACCCGATCGGCCTCAAAGGCTTGAGCCACGCAATGGCACTCTACTACGGCAAGGTTGCGGGCGAGAACGCCGTCAAGGGAATATAG
- a CDS encoding twin-arginine translocase TatA/TatE family subunit — MILLIAFVVVGPKDLPKVARWLARLVRRFRSLAKEVRAELQLDDLERELSTTEGSINQELGRLKSDLSLEDSTAEIREGIAQLDSSIKSQEE, encoded by the coding sequence GTGATACTGCTGATAGCTTTCGTTGTTGTCGGCCCGAAAGACCTGCCCAAAGTCGCGCGATGGCTGGCAAGGCTGGTCAGGCGTTTCCGTTCCCTCGCGAAGGAAGTACGCGCTGAGCTTCAGCTCGATGACCTTGAACGTGAACTCAGCACCACAGAAGGAAGCATCAATCAGGAACTTGGCCGGCTGAAGTCTGATCTCTCCCTCGAGGACAGCACAGCAGAAATCCGCGAGGGAATAGCTCAGCTCGACAGTTCCATAAAAAGTCAGGAGGAGTAG
- a CDS encoding twin-arginine translocase TatA/TatE family subunit — MHLGISEILLLIFLALVLFGGSKLGGVGKALGRSIKEFRDELKDKPAEGEDAKA, encoded by the coding sequence ATGCATCTTGGAATCTCAGAAATATTGTTGTTGATTTTTCTTGCGCTTGTTCTGTTCGGAGGCAGCAAGCTGGGAGGAGTGGGCAAAGCCTTAGGCCGGAGCATCAAGGAGTTCCGGGACGAGCTCAAGGACAAGCCCGCCGAAGGAGAGGACGCGAAGGCATAA